A single window of Kitasatospora sp. HUAS MG31 DNA harbors:
- a CDS encoding DNA cytosine methyltransferase, with protein sequence MDRISPAPPEPQGNRVPAPFKIIDLFAGPGGLDVAAQALGVPVIAGIEWDDDACATRTAAGLPTRNRDVREFKPSDFKNANVLAGGPPCQTFTVAGNGEGRAALDQVLEFANRYAAVQPGRHDDEFAAIRDDLKQLSDERTGLVLEPLRWALEALIDGRPYQAIVLEQVRAVLPVWQAFGEILKSKGYAVVEPEILHTEEFGVPQTRRRAILIARWAGDGAQIEGAPEIPEPSHRRYRKGVSRNSGNSSRLPWVTMGEALGRADCFEVVSNYGTGGNPKARGRRRYDEPSATVTGKGSRNKLDWRGRDLGVFSLAELGVLQTFPRDYPWRRENGDDVNAPGARSVIAQQIGNAVPPRLGMHVLASALGFKREDLEAAIKLQYDY encoded by the coding sequence GCAGCGCAGGCGCTCGGCGTTCCGGTGATCGCCGGTATCGAATGGGACGACGACGCATGTGCTACACGCACGGCAGCCGGCCTCCCGACAAGAAACCGGGATGTGCGCGAGTTCAAGCCGAGCGATTTCAAAAACGCCAACGTGCTGGCCGGCGGACCCCCGTGTCAGACCTTCACCGTCGCGGGGAACGGTGAGGGAAGGGCCGCGCTCGATCAGGTTCTCGAGTTCGCGAATCGTTATGCCGCCGTGCAGCCGGGGCGCCACGACGACGAGTTCGCGGCGATTCGCGACGACCTCAAGCAGCTCAGCGACGAACGTACCGGCCTGGTCCTGGAACCGCTGCGATGGGCACTTGAGGCACTCATCGACGGACGGCCTTATCAGGCGATCGTCCTAGAACAGGTTCGCGCGGTACTCCCGGTCTGGCAGGCGTTCGGGGAGATCCTCAAGAGCAAGGGCTACGCGGTAGTCGAGCCGGAGATCCTCCACACCGAGGAATTCGGGGTTCCCCAGACTCGCCGTCGTGCCATTTTGATCGCCCGCTGGGCGGGGGATGGCGCTCAAATCGAGGGGGCGCCAGAGATTCCCGAGCCTTCTCACCGGCGTTACAGGAAGGGGGTCAGCCGGAATTCGGGGAATTCATCCCGCCTGCCCTGGGTGACAATGGGGGAGGCGCTCGGGCGAGCGGACTGCTTCGAGGTGGTCTCCAACTACGGAACCGGCGGTAACCCGAAGGCGCGAGGGCGACGCCGGTACGACGAGCCTTCCGCCACCGTGACCGGCAAGGGTTCACGCAACAAGCTCGACTGGCGTGGCCGGGACCTCGGAGTGTTCTCGCTCGCCGAGTTGGGTGTACTCCAAACGTTCCCCCGGGACTATCCGTGGCGACGCGAAAACGGCGACGACGTCAATGCCCCCGGTGCACGCAGCGTCATTGCCCAGCAGATCGGCAACGCCGTGCCACCACGGCTGGGCATGCACGTCCTCGCCTCCGCGCTCGGTTTCAAACGCGAAGATCTCGAAGCCGCGATCAAGCTGCAGTACGACTACTGA